The genomic segment gtatgtatgtatgtatgtagctatgtgtgtatgcatggatgtatgtatgtgtatatccTACTTTCACATCTTCTATCAAAGGGAAAAGCtagtgtatgtattgtacaacaTTTATATAACACACACGCACCTAACTGTGTGTGACTCAGCTTGAAAGTATTTTCCCCTCAAAAAAATGTTCAGGCTAATCTTTTTTATGACTTGTAGGGTATCATACTGTGATGTTGTTGTAGGACCAACATGAACTACATGATGATTATTTCTGTACTGGTTGTATCAGTACTGTTCAGCCCAAGTCAACAGAAGCTGATCACAGTAGACAGTGATCATGGTAAAGATGATGACTCATGTATCAACAGTGGTACAAGTAAGGATGGTAGTCATCCTTGTAAAACACTGTACCAAGCTCTGAAGGGTATAACAAATAATACACTTGTTCATATTCTCAATGGAACTTATTCTCACAACACTACTAATACTACACTAACATTTAGTCATGTCTCCATTACTGGTGATGGTGCTGATGGTACTATAGTACAGTGCAATAACACCATTAGTAATGGTAGTGGATTTGGCTTTGTAGATGCTAACAATATATCCATTAGTGGACTGGCCATATTAGGATGTGGACAGAAAAGAAATAGTACTACAATAAATGGCCCAGGTAATGAAACACTATTATTCCGTGCTGCACTCTACTACTTGAAAGTTGAAGATGTCATTATTGATGATGTCATAGTTAGCAACAGTATTGGAATGGGAGTTGCTATGTATGATGTGACTGGGTGTGTCAGTGTGACTAACTCCTTATTTGCTAATAACTCAGTCTCTGAATATGATCGTGACAATCCTGGTGGAGGAGGATTTTCTGTGGAGTTCACATATTGTACACCAGGTATGGCTGGATTGCCAAACACATCTTGTAACTCAACCAAAGTACATGCTAATACAACTATTAGATTCTACAAATGCAGATTTCATTCAAACAAGGCTACAGCTAGTTCACTGCTGACTAGTACTACAACTTATGCTAACACTGCCTATGGTTTTGGTAACCAACAGTTTGGTCGAGGTGGAGGCCTTTCTGTGTTTCTAAAAGGTTTTGCCATCAACAACAGTATTACCATTGATTGCTGTCACTTCAGTGACAATTATGCAATTTGGGGAGCTGGATTTCATTCTGACATAGTTGATAATTCTGCTGGAAATCACCTTTGCATCCGGAATAGTGTTTTCATTAACAATTGGTGTCATATGAATGATACTCTTTTGTCTGTCAATACAGGTGGAGGAGGGATGAGAATTGCTCTGTTATTTTCTGATGCACGATCACGAATGAATGTCACttcaaatcacatcataattgAACAGTGTGTCTTTAAGAGCAACTCAGCTTATTATGGAGGGGGTGTGTCATATAGAATAACTAAAGAGGATACACAAACTGTTGCAACTAATTCTATTcgatttataaattgcacatggTTTGGAAACAGAGCTAGAACAGGAAGTGGTATTGACATTGCAGCTCATCCGTTTCCATTAGGTATCACCCCAGTTGCTATAGTCAAAAATTGTAATTTCACATATAATTCTAATCACTATtctaataattataatacaccAGTTGGTATTGGAGCTATTTACTCTGACAACTTTCCTATTAATTTTACTGGTGACAACATGTTTGTGAACAACACTGGTAGTGCCTTGGCAGGGTCTGCTACACATTTTATGTTTAGTAATGACAGCATAACAACATTTCACCACAATGTTGGCACTAATGGAGGTGCTATTGCATTATTGGGTAATGCATTTCTTATACTGGACTATAATGCCAACTTGAAGTTTACTGCTAACCAAGCATACAGCAAAGGAGGAGCTATATATTATGTTTCAAACAGTGAACGAGATTTCATTAGTACCCAAAAGTGTTTCCTTTTTTATTATGACACTAGCGCAGAACAGTTTAACTGGAATACTAGTGTACAATTTGAAGATAATCATGACTTACAGAATAAGTCAATATTTTCTACTACACTATTACCCTGTGTATGGGGAAACCTCCCTGGTAGTAGTAATGTTGACCAGTCAACTGTTAATAAAGTGTTTAATGGAACATTTCATTACAATAATGACCCACAATCTCACACTGCAAATAACTCTATGACAGATGCTATTAATATCAAAATTTCTATTAATAAAACTAATCCAGTGCAAATACCACCAGGCAAGCTGTATCAACTGAATATCACTTCTCGGGATGAAGTTGGTAATCAGGTAAACCCAGTATTCTTTGTGCAAACATTAAACCCTAATGTTTCAGTAGTGGACAGTACCACTAAATACATCTCAGACAATAAAGTTAAACTGTTTGGTGTCCTCAAGTCAAATATATCACTTCAGTTGCAGACAGTAAATGGTCGACCATGGTCAATTACCATCAATATTACACTTAGTGACTGTCCCCCAGGGTTCTATTATGACAATGCTACGACTCCTCACAATGGTACATATGGTCAATGTACTTGTTCTACTAATAGTTACTATGGACTCTATCAATGTGACCGAACTAAACTGAtagcatatatgcatgcacacatttgGGGTGGCATCATTGAAGTAAATGAAAGCTTGAAGTTTGTGACTGCAGATTGTCCAGTAGGTTACTGCATCAACACTAAAGCGTATTATAAACTTCCAGCTGAGCTTTCAAAAGAAGCTGATAAGAATATATCAAATACTCAGTGCTATAATAGACATCGTGAACTATGTGGCAGATGCAAACCTGGATATTATGTGAGTACCAAATTTCCAACTTTTGAATGTTACAACTGCAGTGATGGTTACCACAAAGGTCACCGAATTCTATTGCTGATTTTACTAAAATACGTTCCTTTTACAATTTTTATGCTTGTATTAATATTCTTTAACATCAGCCTAGTGAATGGTCCATTAAATTCTTACATACTGTTTAGTCAAATCATTAATTCAGAAGGACTGTATGCCAGTGGAAACATTACCGGTTTAACAGAAGATGGACGGCAACAATTTTATAGTGCATATTACTTTCCTTATGGTGTATGGAACTTGAACTTCTTTGAAGTACTGGTACCAAAATTTTGTGCATATTATGTTAACACCACTATGAAGGTGTTGATATTAGAATACATTCCAGCCTTCTACCCTGTAGTATTGtttatactgttttacagtattaTACCATGGTTGAGTAATCGTCTAGTGCTCTCTAATATTGATGTGCTTAGGAGGTGCATCCTGAAAGCTGAGAGAATGTTTATTGTGTTTAGACGAAGTTGGTCAGTCAAGAATTCCATCATTCATG from the Dysidea avara chromosome 13, odDysAvar1.4, whole genome shotgun sequence genome contains:
- the LOC136242304 gene encoding uncharacterized protein, which produces MNYMMIISVLVVSVLFSPSQQKLITVDSDHGKDDDSCINSGTSKDGSHPCKTLYQALKGITNNTLVHILNGTYSHNTTNTTLTFSHVSITGDGADGTIVQCNNTISNGSGFGFVDANNISISGLAILGCGQKRNSTTINGPGNETLLFRAALYYLKVEDVIIDDVIVSNSIGMGVAMYDVTGCVSVTNSLFANNSVSEYDRDNPGGGGFSVEFTYCTPGMAGLPNTSCNSTKVHANTTIRFYKCRFHSNKATASSLLTSTTTYANTAYGFGNQQFGRGGGLSVFLKGFAINNSITIDCCHFSDNYAIWGAGFHSDIVDNSAGNHLCIRNSVFINNWCHMNDTLLSVNTGGGGMRIALLFSDARSRMNVTSNHIIIEQCVFKSNSAYYGGGVSYRITKEDTQTVATNSIRFINCTWFGNRARTGSGIDIAAHPFPLGITPVAIVKNCNFTYNSNHYSNNYNTPVGIGAIYSDNFPINFTGDNMFVNNTGSALAGSATHFMFSNDSITTFHHNVGTNGGAIALLGNAFLILDYNANLKFTANQAYSKGGAIYYVSNSERDFISTQKCFLFYYDTSAEQFNWNTSVQFEDNHDLQNKSIFSTTLLPCVWGNLPGSSNVDQSTVNKVFNGTFHYNNDPQSHTANNSMTDAINIKISINKTNPVQIPPGKLYQLNITSRDEVGNQVNPVFFVQTLNPNVSVVDSTTKYISDNKVKLFGVLKSNISLQLQTVNGRPWSITINITLSDCPPGFYYDNATTPHNGTYGQCTCSTNSYYGLYQCDRTKLIAYMHAHIWGGIIEVNESLKFVTADCPVGYCINTKAYYKLPAELSKEADKNISNTQCYNRHRELCGRCKPGYYVSTKFPTFECYNCSDGYHKGHRILLLILLKYVPFTIFMLVLIFFNISLVNGPLNSYILFSQIINSEGLYASGNITGLTEDGRQQFYSAYYFPYGVWNLNFFEVLVPKFCAYYVNTTMKVLILEYIPAFYPVVLFILFYSIIPWLSNRLVLSNIDVLRRCILKAERMFIVFRRSWSVKNSIIHGLTTFLVLSYAKVTVVTSLLLASTTLYGVNGTDIRNVARLDGTMHYLHKDHVPYAAVGFVSLFTIVLLPPLLLLSYPLLPNLITKLNCQDKWMFKKLIIKPMDKCAPFFDAFQSCYKDKYRFFAGLYFLYRAMALAVLTFTWKLATRLIYQQGFYLSVMLIHFVCQPYKKKRYNILDGFIVAILVATNGLALYNLFSVEVYLSTPQTSLWIQLILLYIPLIYFLVFVSYHTIKWCFPRVNRVKIFLFQLSTSYQTVPTEDDDAMPARLLDTDDSSNNNSEDDEHVDDEHVDDNDEQDNHVDDQDDYIIVNNVVDNKQSNHVGGERVVEMNLPVQWNDQLVTDDSQASSPTGVDHLKKYHSRFTT